The genomic segment ATCAACCCACTGCTTAAGTAGGCTTGGGGATAAGTGAATATTCACCTTAACTCCACTGTACTTGTCATTGAGGAATGCGTGGAATAAGTATGGGCCACCGTTGAAGAAGGGTGCCATAACCGGGGCATGAACGTACCTGAATGCCCAATCAGCGTAATACCTGCCGTCACTCATGTACCATGGGGGTTGATGCATGTGGTACACTAAGGCTAATTTAACCGGCCTCCTCCCCTCAATAACCCTCACCTTAATTGACTCAGTGAATTTACTAGTCCCCGCGTCACCATTAAGCCTAATAACCCAAAGCCCAGCCTCACCCACGGTAAATGATGCGTTAACCGTAGTCACCTCACCGGGTAGTGCTAGGGCTGAACCAGTCCATGAGTTAACGTGCCTACCCTCCAGTAGGTAGTCGAGGGTTATGTTAACGTTTATTGATGATGATGAATCATTAATCAACCTAACCTTAACCCCAACCTCATCCCCCACCTTATGCACTGGGCTATCAACATCAAGTAAAGCCCTCACGTAGACCAATTTAATGAAACCCTATATAACCTTTCCGCGTATAATAAGGGGCTTTAATGCATGGAATATGGAGGCGATGAGTAACTGTGCGTGTTTTTTAAGGGGGTTAAGAAAACTTTATAACTTAATGTTAAGCCCTAGAATACGTGGAGAATAGTGAGGTTAAGGTTAAGTTAAGGTACCATGAATTCATTGAGGGCAAGGTTAGGATTAGTGTTGATGCCTTACCCATGCTTAAGAACGCCCACTATGGAGTCTACGGTCACGCAACGGTTGAATTATGCCACTGGACTAAGAGTGCCTTGACAGGTGGACCCAGTTGCTACAAGGTTAAGTTCTACGGTGCCCCAGTTGGTGGTTCACATAGGTGTGTTGAAATGGGGCCAGTGGGTATGATGTGTAGTAATAAGTGTGTCTATTGTTGGAGGCCATCAGAGTCCTTTGACCCTTATGAGCCTATGAGCCTGGAGGTCATGGATCCAGTGGATATGGTTAACGGTATACTTAAGGAGAGGAGGAGGTTATTGTCGGGTTACTTTGGTCATGCTAAGAGCAGTAGAGATAAGGTTAATGAAGCCCTTCAACCAACCCACTGGGCTATTTCACTATCAGGGGAACCAACAATGTACCCTAGGTTACCTGAACTCATAAAGTACATTAAATCACTCCCAAGCACTAAGTCGGTTTTCCTAGTCACCAATGGCCTCTACCCTGAGATGATTGAGAAGCTTTGGCGTGAGGACGCGTTGCCAACTCAACTCTACCTAAGCCTAAACGCGCCAAATAAGGAGTTATTCCTTAAGATAGCTAACCCCGTGGTTCACAGGGATGATGCCTGGGAAAGGGTTTTAAGGAGCCTTGAATTACTAGCCAAGATACCCACCAGGACTGTGGTTAGGATAACCCTGATTAAGGGTTGGAACACGGGTAGTGAACTACTGGGTCAATTCGCCGAGGTGTTAGGCATAGGTAATCCACACTTCATTGAGCCTAAATCCTACATGCATCTAGGTCATTCAGTGTATAAGCTCAGTAAACTTAACATGCTTAGGCATGAGGAGGTTAAGGAGTGGAGTCTAAGCCTACTGAAGGCCCTTGAGTCAAGGGGCTTAAGGTACATATTCATGGATGAGGACCCCAATTCAAGGATAACCGTACTACAGAACATGAATAGGTACGTTGATAGGTGGATTGAGAAGCCTAGTAGTGAAGCTAACCCTTAGTGTAGTTCTCAAGGGCGCTGATTAAATTGGGGTTAAGCACAACACCGAAGGTATTGTCATTCCAGGCCCAGATACCTATGAAGACTGGGTTAATACTACTGGTTAATTCACCCAATACTTGACTCATGTAGACCGCTGGTGCAGTGCAGTTCCAGGTGAACTTCACGTTCCAGTTAGCTGGATCAACGTAGGCTTTCTCATCACAGTACCTGAACCCAACCTCACCAACCATTACATTGAATCCACTTGACTTAAGGGTCTTAAGATTACTGATTAAGTACTCTGGGACAGTGACTACACCGTTCACGTACCTGTAATCCCAAATATCGTAACCAACTAGGGTTAAATTAGCCCCCTTAGCTAAGGCCAATACATCATTAGCATTCTCACCTCCACTGGCGTAGTAGAAGAGGCCGGCCTCAGGGAACTCGACTCTAAGCTCATTGTAAATCTTAATCATACTCCCCCTACAGGTTGCATTAGCCACGCATGCAGCCTCCTCACTGAAACCTATGTAGAAGCCCTTACCGCTTGGGTTAATCTTCTTCAAGTCCTGTAGTATGAATTGAGGCACATTAATGTAATCCAAGGTCCCCCTCCACTTATATGATGGTTGATAGATTTCGCAGAAGATGTTAATGAAGACGGGCCTATCCTCATTCACGTATTGCTGAATCGTGTATAGAGCCCAGTTTATCCAAGGCATTAAGGCTTGAGGATCATTACACTGGTAAGCCAGTACAACACCAGGTACAGCCCAGGGAGGCACGGTGTAGTTACCGGCACCCCACGGTACAATCCACAGTATTAACTTAGCTTCACCGATCGATGACACCGAATGATGCATCAGCAGTATGGTTAACGTTACGGTAATAAGTATTACCGCTAGGGCCACAGCCAGTACCGTTAACTTAGACATAGATTAATTAATACCTTAGGAATATTTAACAGTTGATTCATTAAACCCATGATTACTACTTTTTAATCAAACTAACCCACTACTATTGGTTTCCCATGCCCCGGGTAAATTACCTTAGGTTTAAGGCTCATTAACTTACTGAAACTCTTCATGGCCTCACTCATGTTTACCGTAAAACCCCTCGGCGGTAACACCGGCTTACCCTCACGTTCAACTATCGCATCACCACTGAAGAGGACCCCATCCTTAAAGTACGCTGTACTGCCTGGGGTATGCCCTGGCGCATAT from the Caldivirga maquilingensis IC-167 genome contains:
- the twy1 gene encoding 4-demethylwyosine synthase TYW1, whose amino-acid sequence is MENSEVKVKLRYHEFIEGKVRISVDALPMLKNAHYGVYGHATVELCHWTKSALTGGPSCYKVKFYGAPVGGSHRCVEMGPVGMMCSNKCVYCWRPSESFDPYEPMSLEVMDPVDMVNGILKERRRLLSGYFGHAKSSRDKVNEALQPTHWAISLSGEPTMYPRLPELIKYIKSLPSTKSVFLVTNGLYPEMIEKLWREDALPTQLYLSLNAPNKELFLKIANPVVHRDDAWERVLRSLELLAKIPTRTVVRITLIKGWNTGSELLGQFAEVLGIGNPHFIEPKSYMHLGHSVYKLSKLNMLRHEEVKEWSLSLLKALESRGLRYIFMDEDPNSRITVLQNMNRYVDRWIEKPSSEANP